GGAGGGTCTGTTTCGAGGTTGGGAGGTCAGTTTACGCGAGGGATGGGACCAGACGGTCTTTTCGAGTGAGGGAGGGTGCTCTTTCGGAGGAGGGTAGGGTCCTGTTTCGAGGTGGAGGGGAGAGGTCCCCCTGTTTCGAGGGTGGGGTTCAGGTTTTCTGTTTCGAGGTGGGCAGGTCTTTTGACAGGGGGGGATGTGGAAGGGAGGTCTGTTTTGAGGAGAGGGAGGGTCTGTTTTTGATATTGAGGGAGGGATCTGGTTTCGAGGTGGGGAGGGTCGTTTCGGGATGTGGGGGGTCTTTTTCAGAGAGTTTGGAGGGTCTGTTTCGAGGTGGGCGGGGGTCTTTTTTTcgggggggatggagggaggggtcTGTTTCGAGAGGGGAGGGTCTGTTTAGCGATGGAGGGAGGGTCTGTTTTTTTCGAGGAGGGGTGGGTTATGTTTTCGAGGAGGGGAGGGTCTTTTCGAGGAGTTGAAGGGTCCTGTTTCATCGAAAATGGGATGGTCGGGTCTGTTTTTGAGGAGCGAGGGTCTTTTTCAAGGAGGGAGGGTCTTTTTCAAGGAGGGAGGGTCTTTTTCGAGGAGGGAGGGTCTGTTTCGAGGAGGGAGGGTCTGTTTCGAGGAGGGTGGGTCTGTTTCAAGGAGGGAGGGTCTGTTTCAAGGAGGGAGGGTCTGTTTCGAGGAGGGAGGGCCTGTTTCGAGGAGGGAGGGTCTGTTTCGAGGAGGGAGGGTCTTTTTTGAGGTAAGCGGGTCTTTTCGATGAGGGAGGGTCTGTTTCGAGGAGGGAGGGTCTGTTTCGAGGAGGGCGGGTCTTTTCGATGAGGGAGGGTTCTGGTTTTTCAAGGAGGGAGGGTCTGTTTCGAGGAGGGTGGGTCTTTTTCGAGGAGGGAGGGTCTTTTTCGAGGAGGGAGGGTCTGTTTCGACGAGGGCGGGTCTTTTCGATGAGGGAGGGTCTGTTTCAAGGAGGGAGGGTCTGTTTCGAGGAGGGTGGGTCTTTTTCGAGGAGGGAGGGTCTTTTTCGAGGAGGGAGGGTCTTTTTCGATGAGGGAGGGTCTGTTTCAAGGAGGGAGGGTCTGTTTCAAGGAGGGTGGGTCTTTTTCGAGGAGGGAGGGTCTTTTTCGATGGAGGGAGGGTCTGTTTCGAGGAGGGAGGGTCTGTTTCAAGGAGGGGGTCTTTTTCGAGGAAGGGAGGGTCTGTTTCGAGAGGGAGGGCTTTGTGTTTCGGAGGGAAGTAGGGTCTGTTTTCGAGAGGGAGGGTCTTTGTTTCATGAGGGAGGGTCTGTTTCGGAATTTGAGGGAGGGGCTTTGTTTCGGAGGAAGGAAGAGGGGTCTGTTTTTCGGAGGGAGGGTGTTGGGTCTGTTCGATGGAGGGGAGGGGTCTGTTTTTCGAGAAGGAGGGTTGTTTCGAGGAGGGAGGGTCTTGGTATCAAGTAGGGAGTTTCAATGGGGATCAACAAGAGGATTTTGGGTCTGTTTCAAGGAGGGAGGGGTCTGTTTTGAGGATTTGGAGGGTCTGTATTTCAAGGAGGGGAGGGTTTCTGGTTTTCGAGGAGGAGGGTCGTTCGAGAGGAGGGTTCTGTATCAAGAGGGAGGAGGGGTCTGTTCAAGGAAGGGAGGGTCTGTTTCAGAGGGAGGGTCGTATCAAGGAGGGAGGGTCTGTTTCCGAGAAGGGAAGGGTCCTGTTCAAGGAGGGAGGGCCAGGGTTTCGAGGAGGGAGGGTCAAGTTTCGAGGGAGGAGGGTATGTTCAAGGAGGGAGGGGTTCTCTTTCGAAGGAGGGAGGGTCCTGTATCAAGGAGGGAGGGTCTTGTTTCGAGAAGGGAGGGTCTGTTTCGAGGAGGGAGGGTCTGACTAAGGAGGGAGGGCTATTTCAACCGGACGGGAGGGTCTGTTGTTCGAGGAGGGAAGGGTTCTATTTCGAAGGAGGGAGGGCCTTGTATTTCAAGGGAGGAGGGCCAGGGTTCGAGGAGGGGGTTCTGTTTCGAGGAGGGAGGGATCTGCTCTTTCGAGGAGGGAGCGGGCAGGGTTCTGTTTGAGAGGAGGGAAGGGTCTGTATTCAAGGAGGGAGGGGCCTGGGTTTACATCGGAGCGAGGAGGCGAGGGCGGGTCTGTTTCAAGGAGGGAGGGTCTGTTTCAAGGAGGTAGGTCCCTTGTTTCAAAAGGAGGGAGGGTCTGTTTCGGAGGGAGGGGGGTCTGTTTCAATCTTTGGGTTTTGCGGAGGGAGGGGGGTCTGTTTCAAGGAGGAGGGTCTGTTTCAGGAGGGTAGGGTCTGTTTCAAAGGAGGGAGGGTTTCGGTTTCGAAGGAGGGAGGGTCTTTGTTTTTCTGCAAGGAGGGAGGGGTCGGGTTTCAAGGATGGGAGTTTCTGTTTTCAGGAGGGAGGGTCTGTTTTTAACGAAGGGAGAGGGTCTGTTTTCGACGGGAGGAGGGTCTGTTTCGAGAGGAGTCTGTTTTTCGAAGGAGGTTTGGAGGGTCTGGTTTCAAGCGAAGAGGGTTGTTTCAGGAGGAGGGTCTGTATCGTGGAGGAGGGTCTGTTTTTGAGGCTTTAGGGAGGGTCTGTATCGATTTTGGAGGGAGGGTACTGTTTCGAGGAGGGAGGGTCTGTTTCGAGGATGACGGGCCTGTTTAGAGGAGGAGGGCCCTGTTTCGAGGAGGGTGGGTCGGTTTCGGGAGGGTGGGGGGTCTGTTTCGAGGAGGGAGGGTCTGTTTCGAGGATGGCGGGTCTTtttggaggggggaggagggtctGTTTCGAGGAGGAATTTTCTATATTGGAGGTGGGAGGGTCTGTTCGAGGAGGAGGTCTCTGTTTCGAGGATGGCGGGCTGTTTCGAGGAGGGAGGGTCTGTTTCGAAGAGTGGAGGGGTCTGTTTCGAGGATGGCGGGTCTTTTTCGAGGAGGGAGGGTCTGTTTCGAGGAGGGAGGGTCTGTTTCGAGGAGGAAGTTTCTGTATTGAGGAGGGAGGGTCTGTTTCAAGGAGGGAGGGTCTGTTTTGAGGAGGGCGGGTCTGTTTCGGGGAGGGCGGGTCTGTTTCGAGGTGGGAGCGTCTGTTTCGAATGATGGGCTGGGTGCTGTTTTTCGAGTTGGGAGGGTGGTTTTTCGTTCGAGGAGGTAGGGTCCCCCTGATTCAATGGATTGCGGGTCTGTTTAAAAGTGGGCGAGCCTTTTTCGAGGAGGGAGGGTCTGATTCGAGGAGGGAGGGACTGTTTCGAGGTGGGCGGGTCTTTTTCGAGGAGGGAGGGTCTGATTCGAGGAGGGAGGGACTGTTTCGAGGTGGGCGGGTCTTTTTCGAGGATGGCGGGCATGTTTCGAGGTGGGTGGGTCTGTTTCAAGGAGGGAGGGTCTGTTTCGAGGAGGGAGGGTCGGTTTTGAGGAGGGAGGGTCTGTTTCGAGGAGGGAGGGTCTGTTTTGAGGTGGGTGGGTGTTTTTCGAGGATGGCAGGCCTGTTTCGAGGAGGGCGGGACTGTTTCGAGGAGGGAGGGTCTGTTTCGAGGAGGGCGGGACTGTTTCGAGGAGGGAGGGTCTGTTTCGAGGAGGGAGGGTCTGTTTCGTAGTGGGCGAGTCTATTTTGATGTGGGCgggtctgaaaaaaaaataggaaaaaaactgctGTGGATGTTATAACTAAAAAAGACGGTGCTTTTCACCAACTGAACTTTTCTTTGGgcaattctgcattttcttatatttactgAATACGTAACATCAAGCTTCACACCCTTAGGGGAGGGGCGGGTAATGCCGTCAGTCAtgtcatgcggcgcactgtaggcattatttcagGTATCTTTGCAGAGTGCCTCCGGCCCCCGCTCCTGAcagttgattcattgtgcaactgagTGCTTTTCCTCAAAgcctttactgtcagtttccgtttcagcgctgaatgacctcataggttccactTCTTGGCTCTCGTTCCAAATTCTACATTCAAATATTTCCAGTCAAGCTTGTCTTCTTGCTTGATAAACTCCATCGTTCGTTCTTCGATGTTTATTATACGTCTTGTGGATATcctctcttcccttctcttctctctcttctctctctcatcctcctctcccTGGTTCCCATCTCTTTCGGTTGGCTGTTGCGGGGAAGTCTCCGTCTTTTGATTACCGCCTCGTTAAGCTTGAGCTTTATAGTAATAACGacagaagctaaaaaaaaaaagagagaaaaaagatctTCCATTCTccatccacctcctcctcctttcctcctcctcttcctcctcctcctcctcctcctcccctcctcctcctcagtctcTCCCACCCCCTAAGCCTCCTCGCACAACTTTAAAAACCTCAATAATATTCTCCTCAGTAGGTCACATCGAGTTCCCCTCCAACAGGTACTCAAGTTCCTCCTTCAAACGAGGTTGAGTGTCAGTTGAGACCCTTGTCTTAGCCCCTCCACGGTTTTATCCTCCGCCACCCCCTTCCCTTCATCAGTGCCTGGGCCGTGGCCAACTCTCGTCCATGAGGTGGTGGGATCCCCGGTGCCATCTTCGTCAGGAGCTCctggaggaagggagggagggagggagtcccCGCGAGGACGTGGGAGGTATGGGAGCCATAGCTTTGAATATGGAGGCTGAATGCACTGCTGCGAATTCCCGGCCTTACGCGACGTCTTCAGAAGGCTGCCCTTCGCTTGCTCTGGCGCTTAGAGGGGGCTTAAAACCATATCGGCTCCGCGCATACAATTCAAGTGGAGTCCCTTCGAGGTATACAGTGTAGGTCCCCCTTAAccctttatttcttcttcttcttcttcttcttcttcttcttcttctttgtctctctTGTAATTTGCTGTGATTAGAAGAGAGCCTCCGTGTATGTATGCATCGCTGGTAAACAGTGGATGTTTTTGTAATTAGATGCCCTATATTACACGGAATGTGGTACCTGTTACTAAAACGAAAAGACAAACTACGTACATCCAAATATTGACATGTCAAACAAGATAGTGACAGATTTGAGGCAGTCCCCATAGAGGGGCCACAGCACGGAATCAAtatagacttgaaatatgttgtGAGGGTTTgcttcctccccccacccccccccccatcctcacCCCCCTCCGTCCCCGTCCTGTCCCTGCACCCCAGAAGCAGAGACCCCAACACAGtccctctacaaaaaaaaaaaaaaaaaaaaaaaaaaaaggctgtagAGAGCCTTTTGGGAATTAGTGGAAGTGGGCACATCTCATATAACCAGAACCAAGACATAATTAAGCCCCTGTTGAAGAAGTGAGCTGTAAACAACCCAAATTCATTTCAAAggttctttagagagagagagagagagagagagagagagagagagagagagagagagagaggacttcttATGTAACAGAGACATAAGAGATAGACCAGACACGTTCTGTGACATAGGCAGACTGACGaaaaaagaacgagagagagagagagagagagagagagagagagagagagagagagagagaggacttctcATTATGTAACAGTGACAGATTgatggggagagagaaagagacgagtaGATTTATAGGATGGTGTAATGTATTGTTGAGGAGGTTATGGAAAACACACACTAGcacaaaaaccaaagaaaaacatGACTCTAACAGTGGCATAGTCCAGACTCTGGAATTCTCTCATTTATTGTAAGAAATTGAACCTCTCTCATCTACGCTGGAATGGGGAATACCAGCGGGCCCTTTTACGATAACATTCCCGAGTGTTTCAATCTCCTCAGTGCTGACATTAATCTAATAAACTCCATTCTCCTTGTCTCCAGGATCTTCAAATCTACCAGCAATGCCCTTTCTTTGCTCCGTCACCCAGCACAGCAGCCACCATATCTGTAGTTCTCCAAACCCAGCAAGGCATAGATGCAGAACTGCTCTCAGAATACTACTCACTCTTGTGCCTTTTTATTCCCGAGCCATTTATTTTCACAGCCTTTTCTTGAGCCGGACCCGATCTTACCAATAGTTTTTTTCCTTAGGTTAGGACATTCTAACTTTCACTTGTCTGTACTGTTTTCCTGACACCACAGATGCTACctagcgcctcaatggcgtggtcggtatggtgttggcgtgccaccttggtggccgcgagttcggttctcgagaattccactgaggagtgagagatgtgtatttctgaagatggaagttcattctcgacgttggttcggaagtcacgtaaagccgttggtggtcccgttgctgaataaccactggttttccatgcaacgtaagaacaacatacaaacaaaaacaaacagttGCTACCCCCTTTCTTCGTTCAACATCTCTAAGCCTCCCCCCAAACACCTTCACTCTCTGGCCTTCTCAGTCCTGTTTTGTCTGACTTCTTACATTTTCTCACGGCACATCGAGCTCCCATTTCTGTAAGTGGTCATTATCATCGTTTTTGTTTATGATTCCTCTCATGATAGTACCTTCGTTTCTTCTACACAGCGTTCCAGCTCGATCGTAGGGCTCGAATAAAAATAGCGGTGTGAGTGACAGTATGCGAAATAGGTGGTTGaggataatgaaaaaggtttcagatagaaatattaaaactttattcGTAAATGATAATGCCTCTAGACGAGTCTCTGACGCCTCTTGAGACTCCGGACCTGATTCTGACACCGAATGATTCTCCTCAACACAGAAATCTCTAGTATTGTTCTTTCCAAAGTTGAATATACAACATTGTTAATCGATTACTAATATCATGAGATATGAGTCATCTATTTATAGACGTTACGAacgcattatataaataaagtccTGTCTAAACTTGTTAATCTGTTTATCGCTCGTATCTAATCGACGAAAACTAATGAAAGGAACATAACACAACACTATTAACCGCGTCAATCAGAAACGCATTTTTATCAGCTCTATGATCGCTTCGTCGATTCCTTCACGCGTTCTGCGCGTGGTTGCAGCAGCTGTACTGAGCCTCGAATCTAACGAgaggaaatgaatgaagaaattccGTCTTCCAATGAGGGTTTCGAACGTAAACGGGGAAGgaagatattttcatttttcttctctattttctcgtTCGGGGTCAAGGCTTGCCAAAgtggaaaatatatcaaaagagcTTACAGATCATTTTGGCGAATCGAAATAGTTATTATAAATGTTTTCACGTATCAGAATAAAAGTCGTTTTTTGTTCGTGTCTGCTCTGATGGCTCCCGGACATTTGGCCGACTGACATTTTTAGCCGAACGGACATTTGGCTGAAAATGTAGTAGACGTACTTACTGTATGTCACACCCGTTATCGTTGAGAAAAATGAGGAGTATCAAAATaagtagattttccgagagtaaTTGCGCACAATCTTTAAATACTTGAAAACATACatcttactgtaattttttatgtTATGGTGTTATTATTTTGCAATAAACTGTTAATTAAGATACTTAAAGTAGTGCTTGTTACTATTCACACTTGTCAATTTTCTGCAAAACGTCCGTCGACAAATGTCCGTTCAGCTAAATGTCCGTCGACCAAATGTCTGCTCGGCTAAATGTCCGGCCACGCCTCTGATACCTTGAAATTTCTCCACGAGTCGAATTGCGACGCCAGACAAATAGAATACGAGTGACGCTCTCAATCAGCAGCCATCATCATCACCGTAGACGGGCGCAGCCGCTCGCTCTCCGCCTTTCATCatctcaaagaagaagaagaagaagaatgatgacCGTCAATGGCAACAGCTGTCTCTCCTCCCCTCATCATCTTTTATCGACCATTATCATAAAATGACGCAGCTGCTTTTCCGTCCCTTCATTTTCTTCTCGACGAACCTGAGGGCCTCTCGCGAGATGGCTTCCAGCAATTCTGGAATGCCGTCGGCGGTCGTCGGGCTGCATTCCAGGTATCCCACGGCGCCGATGCTGTTGGCCATCTGACACCCCTCCTCGTACAGGACAGGTTCCTGCTCCCGCTCCTTCAGCCTCTGCAGCGTCTTGGGGTCGTTCCTCAGCTCCTGTGGGTGGGAAAGGATACGAGAGTTGTCGGAATGTGGCGCCTTTTGTCTTCCTGGCACGAGGACCTGTGAGAATAGCGGCGACAAAATCTGTGGCCTTAAAGTTAAAGCATAACACGAGTAACACCCGACGCAACTCACTTTGTGGCCTTAAAGTTAAAGCAACTCACCTTGTGGCCTTAAAGTTAAAGCATAACGCGAGTAACACCCTGACGCCAACTCACCTTGCAGCACCCCACCAAGATGATTGGGACCTTGGGCAGATAGAGCCGGACTTCTGGGATCCATCTGTCCGGGATACTCCAGAAGGAGTCCGGGTTCACGACGGAGTAGCAGGCCAGGATCAGGTCGGTCTCGGGGTACAGGATGGGGCTGAAGCTGTCGAAGTCCTCTCGGTCATCGGTGCTGAAGAAGGCGATGTCCAGCTGGAAGGAggcgaaggggaaggagccaccTTTTAGTCAAGACAGGGTTTGCATTGATGaggtatctgtgtgtgtgtgtgtgtgtgtgttgtgagtgtgtgagatgagagagagagagagagagagagagagagagagagagagagaataaagaagtTAAAACAGAAATGAGAACAACAtgcatgataagagagagagagagagagagagagagagagagagagagagagagagagagaaggagttatAAGAGAAATTGAGAAAAACGTGCATGGAAACAGAAACTGAGAACAGTgagcataggagagagagagagagagagagagagagagagagagagagagagactcacagcTTGCAAATGACAGCATAAGCTATATCACTAAGGGGTCCCACCTCGTTAAGACTGGAGATTAAGGGTGATTCAAATCGGATGAGGGCAAACTGATATAGGTTCCGAAGCCGCCTCACTGATGGATGCACGACGTaggaggggggggaaggaaggatggggggggggggggggggggggggggggggggcggtgcaaATTTACACTAGAGGACCTTCCCCTTATTCAGGAGTCGAGACAGGGACTCACACTCACTCCCCCATGGAACCTTTCCCATACGGTAGAGGGCCAACTGCTCACGCCCCTCTGATTTTTTTTCCATGGCCATAGTGAGATTTCAGCTTGAATgtacggggtgtccataaagtcccagtaccgttacgAGTATTTATGGCTCagaatggtaccgggactttatggacaccctatacttGACGTTCAAGTCTGACGTTACAAGATTTGATTTGATTGTGgttggttccatatgaataataataagcagGTATCTGCTTGACTGTTTTTCAGAATGGTACACGTCATTGAAATGACCCATGAAGAGGAATATCATAAtgatttagttattattagtattgttattattattattgacaataaaAATATACGGTAGTGTctagattatattaatgtataggGATTTTAATTGTCAATGTTATAACCTCTTTACAGGGCACCTtagttcatcattattattattattgacaataa
This region of Macrobrachium nipponense isolate FS-2020 chromosome 25, ASM1510439v2, whole genome shotgun sequence genomic DNA includes:
- the LOC135199095 gene encoding salivary glue protein Sgs-4-like, whose protein sequence is MTTYRNGSSMCREKIDAYIHGGSLLITANYKRDKEEEEEEEEEEEEIKGEEEEEEEEEEEERRRRPYFPPKHKALPLETDPPFLEKDPLLETDPPSSKQTLPPSKKTLPPRKRPTLLETDPPSLKQTLPHRKRPSLLEKDPPSSKKTHPPRNRPSLLETDPPSSKRPALVETDPPSSKKTLPPRKRPTLLETDPPSLKNQNPPSSKRPALLETDPPSSKQTLPHRKDPLTSKKTLPPRNRPSLLETGPPSSKQTLPP